One Pseudobutyrivibrio xylanivorans genomic window, CAGCTTCTCTTGCTGCTCGAAGCGCTGCCTCTCTCGCGGCAATCTCCTTCGCTTCTTTGAGCTCGGCATCCAAATCATCCATTTCACCACGCTTTGCAGTGACCATAGTTTCAAGGGCTGCCTCCTGAGTCTTTAACTCTTTCTTTGCAGACTCAAGAGATGCCTTTTCATCTTCTAAGGCTGCTGCAAGCTCTTCGATTTCTGCCTGAGTGGCTATGAACTGATCAAGCTTTTCTCGATCATACTTTTGAACACTGTTGGCATAATCAACCCTATTAAGGAACTGGCTAATTGAACCAGATTCAATAAGCATCTCAAACACGCTTGGTGTAGGAGTCTCATACATATATTTGATACGAAGCTTCATTGCAGCATACTGAGCCTCTCTGGCTGCAGTGGCATCCGCAAGAGCAGCTTCAGTGTCAGCTATCTCTGCCTCTGTATCCTTAATGGCATTGTTAATTTCGGTAATCTGACTTACCAGGCTATATAAATCTGCATCCAGCGCATCAATCTCATCCTGCAGTGCATCCTGCTCAGCCTCAATTTCTGAAACTGAACGGACTGCATTTGACACTGTTGAATCAGATGCAACAAGACATCCTATAATTGCAAGGCAAAGGGACGCCCTGATTATCTTAGAATATTTCATAAACACTATCTCCGAATATATTGCCAAACTCAATATCTTGTAATTTTTTACACAATCATCCAACATTATGATACATATAATAATGTGGCTTTTCAAGGTAATCATAATTTTTTCAAAATAAATAGCCCTGGCATTTCGCCAGGGCCGTGAGATCATTATGAAATTGTAACTAGCAAAGTTTCATGCGAATTTCCTTAGTAATTATGTCTGTATAGCTAAAAGATAATAACTGCGATGGACATGTCTCAGTGTCGTCAACTAATATAGTAAATACACTCGGGTAAGCCTCTTGAATAACACCTTGCTGAATGTCTACCTTGTTACGTCCTTTGTCCAACTGAATAACAACTCTACTACCGCACTGCGATCTTACAGATTCGCGCACCTTGTCAAAGTCCTCGCGTTCCATGATGTCTCCCCCTTTTCTAGCAACACGTATTCCCCGACTGGGTTATGATATTATATGCTGCTGAATGGATTGTACCATCTTTTGTTAATTTTGTCAAAATTTTCAGGGAGTTTTTTGAATATTTATGATAAAAAGTACCCTCCGGTCGTTGTATTTGTTATATCCTGTAACACAATTAAATTACCATTTAAATCTCATGTTGCTATGCTTTTACACTCGTTGATTATCATTTCCGTCTACTATATAATTGAACTATCTTATATTTTGGAGGTTATAATGCTTAGAACTATATTAGCAATCACATTTGTCACCATCTTTTTGATTGTAAGTATTCCAATTTGGGGAATACTTTTCATAGTAGGACTTTTCAACAAACACGCCAAAGATGTCATCGGCTATAAATGCGTAGCTTGGGCTTTTGGTGTTGTTGCTTTTATTTCTGGTGTGAAATATGAGGTTCACGGCCTTGAAAATATACCAAAGGACAAAGCCGTACTCTACATTGGTAATCATCAAAGCTTCTTTGATGTAATCCTTGGTTACCACATCTGTCCTGCAGTTACCGGATTTCTTTCAAAGAAAACCTTCGAGAAGGTTCCTCTTTTAAACGTTTGGATGAAGATGAATTACTGCCTCTTCCTTACAAGAACCGATCCTCGCCAGGATTTAAAGCTTATCATCAAAGCTCAGGAATTTATCAAACAGGGGATTTCAATGTTTGTGTTCCCTGAAGGAACCCGCTCAAAAACTGGAGAGATGGCCGAATTCCACGAGGCATCCTTCAAGCTCTCTACCAAAACTGGTTGTCCTATCGTACCTGTATGTTTCACAAACACTCGCGCGGTTCTCGAAGCTCAACAGCCTCGCATCAAACGAGCACACGTCATTGTACGATTCCTTCCATCCATCGACCCTAACGCTCTCGAAGGCGACAATAAGAAGCGCATAGGGCTCTACGTTCACGATATTATCGAAAAACAATTAATAGAAGATTCAAAATTGGTATAAATTAAATTACCCCCTAGTAGCTATCTAGCTCTTACTGATACTCAAGCGAAGCATTCTAAGCTGAGCGGAGTAACAGTAAGGCTTGATAGTGTAACTAGGGGGTTCTTAGTTTTATTATCCCAGTTTATTTTTTAATGTTTTTACTACAGTTTCGAAATTCATAAAGTGTGACGCCTTCACAAGTATTGTGTCGCCACCGCGGATTATAGGAAGCAAATCTTCCAGCATAGTCTCAACTGAGCTGTAATGATGTGCCATGCACGAGCTGTTGGTCTGGCTGAGAGATTTGTTAATCTCCTCAGAAAGCTGGCCTACCGTAAATACATAGCCAATATTGTTGTCCTCAAGAGCTTTGCCTATTCCATAGTGTAGCTGTCTCTCGTCTGTTCCAAGCTCTCCCATGTCTCCAAGAACTGCAATTGTACGTCCTGGTGCCTTTCCAAGTACCTCTATAGATGCCTTCATAGAAACTGGATTTGCATTGTAACAGTCGTCAATGATTGTGATGTCACGAATGGTAATAATATTGTTGCGACCTGAGATTGTGCCTGCATTTTCAAGGCCTCTCTTAATCTCATCTGCGCTAAGGCCAAGCTTATAGCCTACCGCCGTAGCAGCGAGTCCATTCATCACATTGTGATTTCCTGGAAGCGGAATAGTCACATCAAAGCTATCGTCCTTAACCTTAAATGCAGCCCTTGTAGCTGACATACCTTCAGCTACAACATCCTTTGCACTAAACTCCTGACCATTCAATCCATAAAAGATTTTTTCAAGGCCAAGGGTATCAGCCCCAGAAAGCTTATCGTCATCCCCATTAAGGATAACCACACCATCCTTTGGCATATGCTCGAAAACTTCTGTCTTAGCCTTAAGAATTCCATCGCGATCCTTCAAAAATTCCAAATGGCACTGACCAATATTTGTCATAACAACTATATTTGGCTTTGCAATATCTCCAAGACGGTGCATCTCACCAAAATCAGAAATTCCCATTTCCACAACTGCCACCTGATGCTCATCTCTAATGCGACAGATTGTAAGAGGCAGTCCTATTTCATTGTTGAAATTTCCCTCAGTCTTGAGCACACTAAACTTTGTCTCAAGTACTGAAGCAATCATCTCTTTTGTGCTGGTCTTTCCAACGCTTCCGATGACTCCAACAACTGGAATATTTAGTTGCATTCTATAGACAGTTGCAATCTGCTTGAGAGCCAGCTTTGTGTCTGAAACGATTATATATGGGCCTGATGGATTTTCAAGCTTTCTTTCGGAAAGAGATGCCAATGCTCCCTTTGAAAAAGCGTCCTCGATGAAATCGTGACCATCAACTCGCGCGCCAACCATAGGTATAAAAAGGAAGTCCTTTTCAACCTTTCTATTATCGTTTACAGCACCAGCAATCTCCTTATCGCATAATGCTTCACAGCCTTCTGGCAAAACAAGCTGCCCCTCAACTGCTTGAGCAACCTTTGCCAATGTCATATTCTTCATATACTACTTCTCTCTAACCTTGGGAATTTCCCGTATTCTATCTTAACCGTGCTTAATGCCGTACTTCTTCAATGACACTTCGATGAGATCCTCACACAAATCCTCGAAATCAAGTCCGATGACTGCAGCCTCCTGTGGAAGAAGACTTGTAGGTGTCATTCCTGGAAGAGTGTTGGCCTCAAGGCAGTAAATATCGCCTTCCTCGTCCATCATGAAATCCATTCGGGCATAGGTTGTAAGACCAAGAGCCTTAAATGCCTTCTCAGCGTATTTCTGCATTGTCTCTGTCTGAGTTACAGTAAGCTCTGCTGGACATGTCTCAACTGCTGATCCTGCTGCGTATTTATTCTTGTAATCGTAGAAGCCCTGCTTAGGAGCAATCTCAATAACTGGAAGAGCCTTACCCTCGATGACACCATCAGAAAACTCCCTACCCTTAATGAACTGCTCAACTACAACCTCGTTTTCCCACTCAAATGCTGCATCTAAAGCTGCACCAAGCTGGTCAGCAGACTCAACGATGGTAACACCGATTGACGAGCCGCCACAGTTAGGCTTTACAATACAAGGATACTTGTCGAACTTAAAGCCCCTTCTATTTTCCTTTTTCAGTGAAACGCCAACAGGTGTAGGCACTCCTGCTCTATCAAGGAAGTCCTTTGTCATCTGCTTATCCATTGCAACTGCGCTGGAAATATAGTCGTTGCCAGTGTATCTGATTCCAAATAAATCAAATGCTGCCTGAACCTTTCCGCTCTCACCATCACCGCCGTGAAGGGCCATAAAGACAATGTCAGCCTTCTGACAAATTCTGATAACATTTGGGCCAAAAAAGCTAGCGCTTTTATCAGCGCGGCTTGCAATAATCGCCTTGATATCCGGTGCCTCTGTTGGAATGTTTTCAACCTTTACAGAATTTTCTTCGCTGTTTTCAAAAATATCTGTTATGTCACACTCTGCATCAGAAAATCCCATAAACACGTCCAATACAAGAGCTCTATGTCCTCTATTTCTAAGTGCTGCGGCTACCTGAGTTCCCGATTTAAAAGAAACATCTCTCTCGGAACTTAAGCCACCAGCTAATACTACAATATCCATTTATTGTTGCCTCCGTTCAGTATTCCCTCCGCGTTAATATAGTATTTTTTTGACAAAATTACAATAGGGAGCCCCTCATATCTTTTCTTATCCTGTACTCTTCATGCATGTAATCCATCAGCAACTGCACAGAATCAAGATATGAATCCACAAGAATCGCGCCTTTGTCATCATCAATAGCTTTGCAAAGCTCACTCTTTATGAACAGGGCATTGAACAACATCCTAGTTTCCACCTTATTAATGAATTCATCAAAGATGAATTTCAGGAAATTATCAGTTTTATCATAGTCGTTTTTCATAAGACAAACTCTTGCCATTATAGCTGAAATCTCCAAAAGCTTCTCTGGAGCAAATGGGGTGATGTTATTCTTGGAATTTTTAAACAGACCGTCAAAAATCAGCTCAGCAGTTTCCTTTTTTCCAGAAATCATATAGGATTCGCCCATAATGAAAAGTATTTCATACTCAATAGGGGTCAGCGTCAACATTGGAATATCCTCGAAGTCTGGCAGACATCTGCACATCTCGTATACCTCAATGGATTTATCGAGAAATGCCTCTACAGTCATTCCATTCTTTCTGCAAAATATCAGATGTGCCAACACAAAATACTGCATATCTTCAGTGTCATTCTTGTCCATGACCTTCTGAAACTTGTCCAGCTTTCTTTCTATTTCCTCCTCTCTCCTCTTCCTGATTGCCATGAGTAGCTCCACACGAGCCTTTTTGAAACCGAACAATTCCTCCATTGTGACAGCATTAAATTCAATTCCCATACGCTCGAAAGCTCCATTGAACTTCTTCAACAGCTTTATTTCCGGAAATTCATGCTCATTCTCAATTCTGGAAATTGTTGATGGCATACAATCAACCTTTTCGGCTAAAAAAGCCTGGGTCCATTTCTTCTGCTCACGCAGCTTTTGTAAATATCCGCCAAACCCAATTTTTGCCATAAAAAACCTCCTTCCTGGGATAATGCTAGGCATTATACCAGTAGGAGGTTAAAATCAAATGACTATTCATTTACCATTATGCGAATTCTAGAATTCTGGTTCAATCAAGCCGTAAGCTCCGTTCTTTCTCTTGTAAACCACATTGATTTCATCTGTATCCGCATTTCTAAACATGAAGAAATCATGTCCGAGCATTTCCATTTCAAGGCAAGCATCCTCAGCATACATTGGCTTCATATCGAAGGTCTTCTTACGGATAATCTGGATTTTCTCCTCATCTCCAGCCTTTTCCTCGATAAAGTCCTGAGCGAAAATAGCTCTTGAATCAGACTGCTTTCTATCGATGATTTTGTTTCTGTGCTTCTTGAGCTGAGCCTCAAGGGTATTTGTAACAGCCTCGATTGAAGCATACATATCAGATGTAACTTCCTCTGCTCTCAAATAACTTCCCTTCATTGGGATTGTAACTTCTATTTTCTGACGTCCCTTCTCTACGTCTAAAGTAATAATCGCTTCAGTATCTTTTGTAAAATATTTGTCTAACTTTTTGAAACGCTCCTCCACTGCGTCCTTAAGTCCCTGGGTTAATTCGATGTTCTTTCCTGTTATTGTTGTTTTCATGATGTCGTACCACCTTTACCGAATATTTGATAAATGAATTAAATACATTTATCATATGAATAGTATAGCAAGAGAGACCTTTTTTCTCAAGTTATTATCTGATAATTAATATTTTCTTAATATATTGTAAGACTTCTTGTGGGTAACTTAGGGAAAAGCCCACAAGAACCCTGCTCTGAAGGGCAATATTTTCTTTCAGAAAATATTGGTCCAGTTCCAGTTTTTGATTTTCTGATGAAAATCAAAAACCTATACACTTTTATCAATAGGAGAACAAGAAAATGAAAAAAACTGCATTGATTACAGGCGCTAGTCGTGGTATTGGCAAAGCAATTGCCAGAGCATTGGCTTCTGATGGATATCATCTTGCCCTCTTCTGCCACAGCAATATTGAAATGCTAAGAGATTTAGCTCAGGAGCTTACTGAAGAGTATAAGGTAGAGGTTTACACCTACTGTGGAAATATCGCAGATTTTGAGTTTACTGTTACCTCCTGCGAGGACGCTTTGGACAAGCTTGGGCGCATAGATGTCCTAATAAATAATGCAGGAAAAGCCTCAATCGGACTCCTTACTGATATGACTGCCATGGACTGGAACAGTATGCTTGGTACCAATCTGTCATCACTTTTCTATACTGCAAAAGCAATTGTACCAAGTATGATAAGACACAAGTCTGGAAATATTATCAATATCAGCTCTATGTGGGGTTCGGTAGGTGCAAGCTGCGAGGTAGCCTACTCTGCAACCAAGGGTGGTATGAACGCCTTTACCAAGGCCCTTGCAAAGGAGCTTGCTCCAAACGGAGTTGCCGTCAATGCAATCGCCTGCGGCGTGGTGGACACAGATATGAATGGCATGCTATCTCCTGAAGAGAAGGCTGAGCTTGCTGAGGAAATCCCTGTAGGCAAGTTCTGTACCCCAGATGAAATCGCAGAAGTTGTGCTTGGCATAATAAAAGCCCCATCATATATGACAGGGCAGATTATTGGTGTAGACGGGGGGTATATTTAAACTCCACGTCGGTTACGGCTACAAGCCTTGGTATTACTTCTGGGCACTACATGTGCCCTGCCAGTAACACCAAGAGCTTGATGCCTACCGACTTACACTTAACATCCCCTCCAAGTACGCTTCGAATTTACGGCATTCGGCTTCGGGGAAGGTGATTGTTGCACCGATGCCTACAAGCCAGCCGTAGAGCTGTGGAGAAACCGCCACACTCACTCTGGCTTTTACGTATTTGTCACCATCCTGTCGAATATCAACAGTTGTTCCAAATTTGTCCAATACCACACCAATAAGATGTTTAGCAAAACGAATAGTGATAGTGAGCTCCTCTCCTGCAAACATACTGACATGATGTCTGGCATATTCCTGTGGGTTCAATGTGTCGCGCTGCTCCTTGCCAATACGCGTCTCATCAAGCATTTCAGCAGATACCATCTTGTCCACACGATAGTGGCGTATCTCTTGGTTTTCCCCATCAAACGCTACGAGATAATAATTTTCATCATTTCTAATGAGAAAAGCAGGGCTCACCCTGTAAACTTTTCCTCCGTGACGGGGCTTCATTTCTTTTGAAAGTGTCCACTCCTGATATTTGAAGGACATCATCTTGTCATTATCCAAGCACTGATAAATAACATCAATTGTATAGAAAATCTTTTCATTAGATGCCGTTGCCTTTTCAGGCACAACCACCTGACGCTGAAGCTGTGTGGCATCATCCACACCAGCCAATGAGGTTATCTTATCCACAAGCTCCTTGGTTTTCTTCTGAGATATAAACTTTGATGCACCCACTGCATCCACAAGAAGCTTCAGCTCTGCAAGCTCAAACACGCGAGATGCTATATAGTATCCCTTGTCTCCTTTGACCACATCAACACCTGCTTCCATCAGCGTATCCATATCCTTATAGACACTTTTTCGCTCTGCTGGAATACCTCTGGCCTCAAGCCTGCGGGTCATCTCCACTGCATTTATCTGATGATTTTCATCGCTCTCTTCCATAAGAATCTGGTATTCATTTATTATCTTTAATTTTTGTCCTCCAACGTGTGGCATCGACTGTCTCCTCTAGTGTTTAATTTACACAATTTTGTGATATACTCTTATAGTTAATTATAAAGAAATCTATAATCACAATAAAGGATATATATGAGCAGACAAGATTTTTATAAAAAATTCAGAGAGGACTATCCTACCTTTACTTATCAGGGATATTCCTATGATTTAAATGATTCTGGAATTAGCATGACTTTCGATTTTTCCATCGACGGTCTCAGCGAGTTCCATCCAACCTGGAGCATACCTCGCATCAACAGGATTGATGCTGTTGATGAAGAGCTTATTGACGAAATGGTATTTTCACTGGGCATGGTAGAGCTTGTAAGCTATTGGAAAATCGCATGCCCACCTACCGTTATCATCAAAGACAGAAAGCTTTCTACCGAACAGATTGGCTGGTGGAAGAAGCTTTACTTTAATGGGCTTGGCGAGTTTTATTACACCAATGGCATTGAAGAAGATTTCGACGATTTCATGACAATTCAGTGCGATGGCACAAAGGAATCCTACTGCAATTCAGCCACCTACAATACGACGTCACTTGGCTCTAAACAGCCTCGTGTAATGATTCCAGTTGGCGGAGGCAAGGACTCAGTTGTTTCTATCGAGCTTCTTCTTGATAAGGCTGATGTGAATTGCTATGTTATCAACTCACGTGGCGCTACAGATGCTACTGTTGAGGTCGGTGGGCTTACAGACCGTACAATTTATGCTAAGCGCACTCTTGATAAAAACATGCTCGATTTAAACGCAAAGGGATTTTTGAATGGTCACACTCCATTCTCTGCCTTGGTTGCATTTTCAAGCATTATCGCAGGCTACTTAAATGGCTTGGACTTCGTTGCTCTTTCTAATGAATCAAGTGCCAACGAATCAACAGTTGCCGACAGCTATGTAAACCATCAGTATTCAAAGAGCTTTGAGTTCGAGGCAGATTTCAGACGCTATGAGCGCCAGTTCATCGGTTCAGGGGTATTTTATTTCAGCTTCCTGCGCCCACTTTCAGAGCTTCAGATTGCTATGCTATTTTCACGTTTCAAGAAGTACCACGGCATTTTCAAGAGCTGTAACGTAGGTAGCAAGCAGGATATTTGGTGTGGTCACTGCCCTAAGTGCCTATTTGTTTACATCATCCTATCTCCATTCCTCTCTTTGGCGGAACTGGACGCCATCTTCGGAAAGCGACTTTTTGAAGATGAAACTCTCATGAAGGATTTTGACAAGCTTTGTGGTATTCTTCCAGAAAAACCATTTGAATGTGTAGGCAGCCGTGATGAAGTAAATGCTGCAATCACCGAAAGCATCAGTCGATATGCAAAAGATCAGATTCCTCTTCCTGTGCTGTTAATGCACTATCAGGATTCATCTGTTGTGCCAGCAATTGCTTTCGACAAATATAAGAATCAATTTTCATCTGAACATGCTTTAGATGAATATTTTGAAAAGATAATAAAGGACGCTTTAGCAAATGAAGGAAACAATTAGAAATTTAGTAAATGATAAAAAGGTTTTAATTTTAGGCTTTGGACGTGAAGGACAATCAAGCTTTCGAATGATTTCATCAGTTGGAGGTTATGAGTGTCTTGATATAGCAGATGCTAATGCTGTAACTTCAGACCTTACCGCTATGCACAATGTCATTACTGGTCCTTCCTACTTGGATTGCTTGGATGACTATGATGTAGTTTTCAAAAGCCCAGGAATCGTTCTTCCAAAGGACATTAAGGAGTATAAATGCCACATCACCTGCCAGGCTGATATGTTCCTCGAAGTATACGGTGCTCAGACTATAGGAATCACAGGAACTAAGGGAAAATCCACAACATCTTCACTTTTATATCATATACTTAAAGAGTGTGGAAAGGACGTGCTTTTCGGAGGAAATATCGGTCTTCCTATTTTCGATATTACAGACCGTATTCATCCACGTACCATTATCGTCTTTGAGCTTTCCTGCCACCAGCTTGAGTATGCTCATTTTTCACCATCAAAGGCTATCCTTTTGAACCTTTACGAAGATCACCTTGACCACTATGGTTCAGTTGAAAAATATTGGAATGCAAAGAAGAATCTTTATCGCAATCAAGGCTATTGTGATTTCCTCTTCTGCAATCCTGATTTCCTTCCAAAACAGGGAGAATGCAAGGCAGCAATAATCAAGGTAAAAACTGGCGATTTGCCATTTAGCTCTTTCGAGGAAATTCCAGGTGTAACCTTACGTGGCAGCCACAATTTGTTTAACACAGCGTTTGTTTATGATGTTTGCCGAAGATATGATATCAGTGACAAGGACTTCATGGCAGCACTTGCAAGCTTTAAAACTCTTGCTCACCGCCTTGAATTTTTAGGAAATAAGGACGGAGTAGATTACTACGATGATTCAATTTCAACTACGGTTGAATCTGCAATAAGTGCAATCAAAGCTATTCCAAACGCTGGAACAATTCTTCTTGGAGGCATGGACAGAGGAATCGATTATGACCCTCTTGTAGAATTTTTACAGACCAGAAATTTAGAGCACATTATCCTTATGTACGACAGTGGAAAAGTGCTTTTAGACAAGCTTCAGGCTGTTGCAACGCCAGAGTTTATGGAGCATGTTCACTACATCAAAGAATTAGCTGACGCCTGCACCTATGTTAAGGAAAACGCAAGCAAAGGATCTGCTGTTATACTTTCTCCGGCTGCTGCAAGCTACGGAGTATTTAAGAACTTTGAGGAACGCGGAGATTTCTTCAAAAACCAGATTGGTTTCTAGAGGCTTCCACTTGAGGGGAAGCTGTCACCGAAGGTGACTGATGAGGTGGCAATTATGAAAAAGTCAAGACTAAATTTCCTAAATGAACAGGGGCCTGTGACCAAGCACTGCTCAAAGTGCGGCCGCAGAATCCCTGTCAATTCACCTTATGACCTTTGCAAAGAGTGTATGAAAAGAGAACTCTTTCCAAAGGTAAAAGACTATATTAATGACAATTATGATGTTAATGAGATGATGGTTGCGGAAGAATTCGGAATCGACCGCTCCATCGTTCATGAATGGGTACGTGAGGGACACCTCGAATACCGTCAACGACCGAAATTTTAACAGCTCCCTTACCTTTTTTATAGGAGTTTTTTAACAGCCCCTTTCCTGTTTTTCCTATTAAAATCAAATAACCAATTAAGTAGGAGGCGGTGGCTAACCGCCGTCCTCTCATGGCACCGTACGTACCGTTCGGTATACGGCGCTTTCAATAGTTGACGTGCACAGACTGATAGGCTGTGGCTAAATCATAGAAGCCACTGTTTATCAGTCTTTCTTTTGTCATTGCCATGTTGACTGCGACTGTATGTGTGGTAAACCAATGTCCGCGCCGACTGTTTCCAGCCATATGCGCCAAGTCCTTGGGCACGCCCATCTTTATGAGATTGCGTACTTTAGTTTTTGGCTTCTTCCACTGTTTCCATATACACATACGTATTCTGTGATAGAGCCACCCATTGATATCGTCTATGTTATACTTCATGCTTGCTATACCGTAGTAGTTAAGCCATCCTCTCGCATATACCTTGATTTTCTCAAGACTAGGCTTGATGGACTGCACAGACTTACGGGAAGATAAATCTTTCAGCTTTGACTTGAACTTCTTCCATGACTTTGGATGAACTCTGACGAAAACGCCACTCCCGTTCCTTCCCAATGCAAAGCCAAGGAATTTAAAATTTCGGATTGCAAACACGCTTACAGTACGGCTTTTCTCACGATTAACCGTTAGCTTCAGTTTGTCTTCGAGATATTTCGTACTGCTTTCCAAGAGTCTCTCTGATGCTCTTTTGCTTTTCGCTAGAAGAACGATATCATCTGCATATCTTATGCAGGGCACACCTCTT contains:
- a CDS encoding Veg family protein, encoding MEREDFDKVRESVRSQCGSRVVIQLDKGRNKVDIQQGVIQEAYPSVFTILVDDTETCPSQLLSFSYTDIITKEIRMKLC
- a CDS encoding lysophospholipid acyltransferase family protein → MLRTILAITFVTIFLIVSIPIWGILFIVGLFNKHAKDVIGYKCVAWAFGVVAFISGVKYEVHGLENIPKDKAVLYIGNHQSFFDVILGYHICPAVTGFLSKKTFEKVPLLNVWMKMNYCLFLTRTDPRQDLKLIIKAQEFIKQGISMFVFPEGTRSKTGEMAEFHEASFKLSTKTGCPIVPVCFTNTRAVLEAQQPRIKRAHVIVRFLPSIDPNALEGDNKKRIGLYVHDIIEKQLIEDSKLV
- a CDS encoding coiled-coil domain-containing protein; protein product: MKYSKIIRASLCLAIIGCLVASDSTVSNAVRSVSEIEAEQDALQDEIDALDADLYSLVSQITEINNAIKDTEAEIADTEAALADATAAREAQYAAMKLRIKYMYETPTPSVFEMLIESGSISQFLNRVDYANSVQKYDREKLDQFIATQAEIEELAAALEDEKASLESAKKELKTQEAALETMVTAKRGEMDDLDAELKEAKEIAAREAALRAAREAAARAAAGGTGGAVKSAGSYNVNGDLNPGYRTGISGSSVVSYANQFVGNPYVWGGTSLTNGCDCSGFVQGVLANFGITYGSRMTSGSFRGVGQEVSYNYMQPGDIICYPGHVAIYAGGGLIVEAQSTATGITNYRPANCHSIITIRRVL
- a CDS encoding helix-turn-helix domain-containing protein yields the protein MAKIGFGGYLQKLREQKKWTQAFLAEKVDCMPSTISRIENEHEFPEIKLLKKFNGAFERMGIEFNAVTMEELFGFKKARVELLMAIRKRREEEIERKLDKFQKVMDKNDTEDMQYFVLAHLIFCRKNGMTVEAFLDKSIEVYEMCRCLPDFEDIPMLTLTPIEYEILFIMGESYMISGKKETAELIFDGLFKNSKNNITPFAPEKLLEISAIMARVCLMKNDYDKTDNFLKFIFDEFINKVETRMLFNALFIKSELCKAIDDDKGAILVDSYLDSVQLLMDYMHEEYRIRKDMRGSLL
- a CDS encoding D-alanine--D-alanine ligase family protein; this translates as MDIVVLAGGLSSERDVSFKSGTQVAAALRNRGHRALVLDVFMGFSDAECDITDIFENSEENSVKVENIPTEAPDIKAIIASRADKSASFFGPNVIRICQKADIVFMALHGGDGESGKVQAAFDLFGIRYTGNDYISSAVAMDKQMTKDFLDRAGVPTPVGVSLKKENRRGFKFDKYPCIVKPNCGGSSIGVTIVESADQLGAALDAAFEWENEVVVEQFIKGREFSDGVIEGKALPVIEIAPKQGFYDYKNKYAAGSAVETCPAELTVTQTETMQKYAEKAFKALGLTTYARMDFMMDEEGDIYCLEANTLPGMTPTSLLPQEAAVIGLDFEDLCEDLIEVSLKKYGIKHG
- a CDS encoding UDP-N-acetylmuramoyl-tripeptide--D-alanyl-D-alanine ligase → MKNMTLAKVAQAVEGQLVLPEGCEALCDKEIAGAVNDNRKVEKDFLFIPMVGARVDGHDFIEDAFSKGALASLSERKLENPSGPYIIVSDTKLALKQIATVYRMQLNIPVVGVIGSVGKTSTKEMIASVLETKFSVLKTEGNFNNEIGLPLTICRIRDEHQVAVVEMGISDFGEMHRLGDIAKPNIVVMTNIGQCHLEFLKDRDGILKAKTEVFEHMPKDGVVILNGDDDKLSGADTLGLEKIFYGLNGQEFSAKDVVAEGMSATRAAFKVKDDSFDVTIPLPGNHNVMNGLAATAVGYKLGLSADEIKRGLENAGTISGRNNIITIRDITIIDDCYNANPVSMKASIEVLGKAPGRTIAVLGDMGELGTDERQLHYGIGKALEDNNIGYVFTVGQLSEEINKSLSQTNSSCMAHHYSSVETMLEDLLPIIRGGDTILVKASHFMNFETVVKTLKNKLG
- a CDS encoding helix-turn-helix transcriptional regulator, with the protein product MPHVGGQKLKIINEYQILMEESDENHQINAVEMTRRLEARGIPAERKSVYKDMDTLMEAGVDVVKGDKGYYIASRVFELAELKLLVDAVGASKFISQKKTKELVDKITSLAGVDDATQLQRQVVVPEKATASNEKIFYTIDVIYQCLDNDKMMSFKYQEWTLSKEMKPRHGGKVYRVSPAFLIRNDENYYLVAFDGENQEIRHYRVDKMVSAEMLDETRIGKEQRDTLNPQEYARHHVSMFAGEELTITIRFAKHLIGVVLDKFGTTVDIRQDGDKYVKARVSVAVSPQLYGWLVGIGATITFPEAECRKFEAYLEGMLSVSR
- the hpf gene encoding ribosome hibernation-promoting factor, HPF/YfiA family — protein: MKTTITGKNIELTQGLKDAVEERFKKLDKYFTKDTEAIITLDVEKGRQKIEVTIPMKGSYLRAEEVTSDMYASIEAVTNTLEAQLKKHRNKIIDRKQSDSRAIFAQDFIEEKAGDEEKIQIIRKKTFDMKPMYAEDACLEMEMLGHDFFMFRNADTDEINVVYKRKNGAYGLIEPEF
- the ymfI gene encoding elongation factor P 5-aminopentanone reductase; this encodes MKKTALITGASRGIGKAIARALASDGYHLALFCHSNIEMLRDLAQELTEEYKVEVYTYCGNIADFEFTVTSCEDALDKLGRIDVLINNAGKASIGLLTDMTAMDWNSMLGTNLSSLFYTAKAIVPSMIRHKSGNIINISSMWGSVGASCEVAYSATKGGMNAFTKALAKELAPNGVAVNAIACGVVDTDMNGMLSPEEKAELAEEIPVGKFCTPDEIAEVVLGIIKAPSYMTGQIIGVDGGYI
- the murD gene encoding UDP-N-acetylmuramoyl-L-alanine--D-glutamate ligase — its product is MKETIRNLVNDKKVLILGFGREGQSSFRMISSVGGYECLDIADANAVTSDLTAMHNVITGPSYLDCLDDYDVVFKSPGIVLPKDIKEYKCHITCQADMFLEVYGAQTIGITGTKGKSTTSSLLYHILKECGKDVLFGGNIGLPIFDITDRIHPRTIIVFELSCHQLEYAHFSPSKAILLNLYEDHLDHYGSVEKYWNAKKNLYRNQGYCDFLFCNPDFLPKQGECKAAIIKVKTGDLPFSSFEEIPGVTLRGSHNLFNTAFVYDVCRRYDISDKDFMAALASFKTLAHRLEFLGNKDGVDYYDDSISTTVESAISAIKAIPNAGTILLGGMDRGIDYDPLVEFLQTRNLEHIILMYDSGKVLLDKLQAVATPEFMEHVHYIKELADACTYVKENASKGSAVILSPAAASYGVFKNFEERGDFFKNQIGF